A section of the Venturia canescens isolate UGA chromosome 11, ASM1945775v1, whole genome shotgun sequence genome encodes:
- the LOC122418320 gene encoding uncharacterized protein, with protein MSDFERALRNAVLQVYPMAHSTGCNTHYDRAIYRKAKVLQLANVLRTNDVAKTFFKKVLALAYLPAELITTKFRELRNNLPGTLKTQFRTFCNYYDRYWIRTVRPEGFSVYGLSRRTNNIIESYHSRLQHHLGRRPGPWDFLCKILKLQSKIQTDIARLKNNVNIGRYARYSTVFKQNKLTKAWRQLHMLEITVEEFMDKAASLKGNIDFRMAQQLTEQEN; from the exons ATGAGTGATTTTGAACGCGCATTACGCAATGCCGTTCTACAAGTATACCCAATGGCTCACAGTACGGGTTGTAATACCCATTACGATCGG GCAATATACAGAAAAGCCAAGGTCCTTCAACTCGCCAACGTTCTTCGGACAAATGACGTagcgaaaacttttttcaaaaaagttttAGCTCTGGCGTACTTGCCGGCAGAACTAATAACTACGAAGTTCCGGGAACTACGCAACAATTTGCCAGGAACACTGAAGACGCAATTCCGCACATTTTGCAATTATTATGATCGATATTGGATCCGAACGGTCAGGCCAGAGGGGTTCAGTGTATACGGGTTGAGCCGTAGAACGAACAATATAATCGAGTCCTACCACAGCCGGCTTCAACATCATTTAGGAAGACGCCCTGGACCATGGGATTTTTTAT gcAAAATACTAAAATTGCAGTCAAAAATTCAAACCGATATTGcacgattaaaaaataatgtgaaCATCGGCCGCTATGCGAGATATTCAACTGTTTTTAAACAAAACAAACTCACAAAag CATGGCGTCAATTACATATGCTCGAGATCACAGTTGAGGAGTTCATGGATAAAGCTGCTTCTTTAAAGGGAAACATCGATTTTCGTATGGCACAACAGTTAACTGAACAGGAGAAC
- the LOC122418269 gene encoding glutamic acid-rich protein-like has protein sequence MANDLEEVVEEAPQPRNIENQPIVIDEEFEAYSTPGDNEDDPDELIADGSAAIEEAPQPRNIAVGAIRRQSNSVIRNEFVVGPASEPNSARQKRNKRRKAMRKRAVARRFAERREESAETQEQEERREESAETQEQEERREESAETQEQEERREESAETQEQEEPQEAENRRHSEENNDMFAKTDCSFRDSCKVCLLAKATHLYLPCGHCCCCSDCAEVLWNQFLERRCPICRTRASEAPRRIFQPSEF, from the exons ATGGCTAATGATTTGGAGGAGGTTGTAGAAGAGGCTCCCCAGCCCAGAAATATCG AAAATCAACCAATCGTGATAGACGAGGAGTTTGAAGCGTATTCGACGCCCGGCGATAAtg AAGATGACCCGGATGAACTCATAGCCGATGGTTCAGCAGCCATAGAAGAAGCTCCCCAGCCCAGAAATATTG CGGTAGGTGCTATCCGAAGACAAAGCAATTCGGTGATTCGTAATGAGTTTGTTGTAGGCCCTGCATCGGAGCCAAATTCGGCGagacaaaaaagaaataagcGTCGGAAAG CGATGAGAAAAAGAGCGGTGGCACGTCGATTTGCCGAACGGAGGGAGGAATCTGCTGAAACACAAGAGCAGGAGGAACGGAGGGAGGAATCTGCTGAAACACAAGAGCAGGAGGAACGGAGGGAGGAATCTGCTGAAACACAAGAGCAGGAGGAACGGAGAGAGGAATCTGCTGAAACACAAGAGCAGGAGGAACCTCAAGAAGCCGAGAACCGTCGACATAGCGAGGAGAATAATG ACATGTTTGCAAAAACGGATTGTTCGTTTCGAG attcgtGCAAGGTGTGCTTATTGGCGAAAGCGACGCACCTCTACCTGCCCTGTGGGCATTGCTGTTGTTGTTCCGACTGTGCAGAAGTCTTATGGAACCAATTTTTAGAAAGACGGTGTCCAATATGTCGGACACGGGCATCCGAAGCTCCTCGAAGAATATTCCAACCgtcagaattttga